One stretch of Anas acuta chromosome W, bAnaAcu1.1, whole genome shotgun sequence DNA includes these proteins:
- the LOC137847002 gene encoding maestro heat-like repeat-containing protein family member 6 isoform X2, with protein MAARGCGQPEGRRSRQRKGAAWCHAQGTEGPCFLLQAQLPQDEHLDRHLGACPPHPALSCQGSQELRGDGHAAGSAHLSRLWSFQMMHPTEHVLSNLRDPKKLLTLLSLNSLPILWLVLRALVMLSETSQMVTDVQVLLPEVMETLQYENTHINMKALTIFKNVIRHLEKKEASPIALTLAGRLLPLFNDVSSEVRECSMLLFKDLMESVLWWKKGEMKKTVHRAIIPLLFRMSDNTESVAKVSAVILLACAKFLKWKQLEQLAQTEDIWKIGEYLLKQKRSRVEGYLQQSLPYLWDDQTSLRQMAVKFVVLRMQCDTHPSIRILAAGTIEILQRQVQQQPASRWARLKALRCWP; from the exons ATGGCAGCAAGAGGCTGCGGACAGccagagggcaggaggagcaggcaaagaaaaggtgccgcgtggtgccatgcacagggcacagaggggccctgttttcttctgcaggcacagctgcccCAGGATGAGCATCTGGACAGGCACCTGGGTGCATGTCCCCCGCACCCTGCCCTGAGCTGCcaggggagccaggagctgcgtGGTGATGGGcatgctgcaggctctgcccaTCTCTCACGGCTGTGGTCTTTTCAGATGATGCATCCAACTGAACATGTACTATCGAATTTACGTGACCCAAAAAAGCTCCTGACGCTTCTGAGTCTTAACAGCCTGCCGATCCTCTGGCTGGTGCTCAGAGCCCTCGTCATGCTGTCGGAGACATCTCAGATG GTGACGGACGTGCAGGTCCTGCTGCCAGAAGTCATGGAGACTCTGCAGTATGAAAACACGCACATCAACATGAAGGCCCTGACTATCTTCAAAAATGTGATTCGTCATCTGGAGAAGAAGGAGGCCAGCCCCATCGCTCTGACACTGGCTGGGAGACTCCTGCCTCTGTTTAACGAT GTGTCCAGTGAGGTGCGAGAATGCTCCATGCTCCTCTTCAAAGACTTGATGGAGTCTGTGCTGTggtggaaaaaaggagaaatgaagaagacGGTGCACAGGGCCATTATTCCACTGCTTTTCCGGATGAGTGACAACACTGAGAGTGTGGCCAAG GTCTCTGCAGTAATCCTACTTGCTTGTGCAAAGTTCCTGAAGTGGAAACAGCTTGAGCAGCTGGCTCAGACTGAGGACATCTGGAAGATTGGGGAGTACTTG CTCAAGCAGAAGAGGAGCAGGGTGGAAGgatacctgcagcagagcctgccaTACCTGTGGGATGATCAGACCAGCTTGCGACAGATGGCTGTCAAATTCGTCG TCCTCCGAATGCAATGTGACACCCATCCATCGATCCGTATCCTGGCAGCTGGGACCATAGAGATCCTGCAACGTCAAGTACAGCAGCAACCCGCATCAAGATGGGCTAGGCTAAAAGCACTGCGCTGCTGGCCGTGA
- the LOC137847002 gene encoding maestro heat-like repeat-containing protein family member 6 isoform X1 → MAARGCGQPEGRRSRQRKGAAWCHAQGTEGPCFLLQAQLPQDEHLDRHLGACPPHPALSCQGSQELRGDGHAAGSAHLSRLWSFQMMHPTEHVLSNLRDPKKLLTLLSLNSLPILWLVLRALVMLSETSQMVTDVQVLLPEVMETLQYENTHINMKALTIFKNVIRHLEKKEASPIALTLAGRLLPLFNDVSSEVRECSMLLFKDLMESVLWWKKGEMKKTVHRAIIPLLFRMSDNTESVAKVSAVILLACAKFLKWKQLEQLAQTEDIWKIGEYLLKQKRSRVEGYLQQSLPYLWDDQTSLRQMAVKFVAFAAMHSRDLDKEDLHVIITFLRMQCDTHPSIRILAAGTIEILQRQVQQQPASRWARLKALRCWP, encoded by the exons ATGGCAGCAAGAGGCTGCGGACAGccagagggcaggaggagcaggcaaagaaaaggtgccgcgtggtgccatgcacagggcacagaggggccctgttttcttctgcaggcacagctgcccCAGGATGAGCATCTGGACAGGCACCTGGGTGCATGTCCCCCGCACCCTGCCCTGAGCTGCcaggggagccaggagctgcgtGGTGATGGGcatgctgcaggctctgcccaTCTCTCACGGCTGTGGTCTTTTCAGATGATGCATCCAACTGAACATGTACTATCGAATTTACGTGACCCAAAAAAGCTCCTGACGCTTCTGAGTCTTAACAGCCTGCCGATCCTCTGGCTGGTGCTCAGAGCCCTCGTCATGCTGTCGGAGACATCTCAGATG GTGACGGACGTGCAGGTCCTGCTGCCAGAAGTCATGGAGACTCTGCAGTATGAAAACACGCACATCAACATGAAGGCCCTGACTATCTTCAAAAATGTGATTCGTCATCTGGAGAAGAAGGAGGCCAGCCCCATCGCTCTGACACTGGCTGGGAGACTCCTGCCTCTGTTTAACGAT GTGTCCAGTGAGGTGCGAGAATGCTCCATGCTCCTCTTCAAAGACTTGATGGAGTCTGTGCTGTggtggaaaaaaggagaaatgaagaagacGGTGCACAGGGCCATTATTCCACTGCTTTTCCGGATGAGTGACAACACTGAGAGTGTGGCCAAG GTCTCTGCAGTAATCCTACTTGCTTGTGCAAAGTTCCTGAAGTGGAAACAGCTTGAGCAGCTGGCTCAGACTGAGGACATCTGGAAGATTGGGGAGTACTTG CTCAAGCAGAAGAGGAGCAGGGTGGAAGgatacctgcagcagagcctgccaTACCTGTGGGATGATCAGACCAGCTTGCGACAGATGGCTGTCAAATTCGTCG CGTTTGCTGCAATGCACTCCAGGGACCTAGACAAAGAAGACCTGCATGTGATCATCACCT TCCTCCGAATGCAATGTGACACCCATCCATCGATCCGTATCCTGGCAGCTGGGACCATAGAGATCCTGCAACGTCAAGTACAGCAGCAACCCGCATCAAGATGGGCTAGGCTAAAAGCACTGCGCTGCTGGCCGTGA